The Cricetulus griseus strain 17A/GY chromosome 9, alternate assembly CriGri-PICRH-1.0, whole genome shotgun sequence genome has a segment encoding these proteins:
- the LOC100758340 gene encoding formyl peptide receptor 2 has product MEANYSIPLNGTEMVVYDSITSKVLWILSMVVISITFFIGVLGNGLVIWVAGFRMTHTVTTICYLNLALADFSFTATLPFLVTSMAMKEKWPFGWFMCKLVHIVVDINLFGSVFLIALIALDRCICVLHPVWAQNHRTVSLARKVVIGPWILALILTLPIFLFLTTVRVPGGDVYCTFNFASWGDTDMERLNAAITMLTARGIIRFVIGFSMPMSIVAICYGLIAAKLHRRALVNSSRPLRVLTAVVASFFICWFPFQLVALLGTVWLKETLSGGYKILDILVHPTSSLAFFNSCLNPMLYVFVGQDFRKRLIHSLPSSLERALSEDTAQTSGTGTKSASSLADIEIKAI; this is encoded by the coding sequence ATGGAAGCCAACTACTCCATCCCTTTGAATGGAACAGAAATGGTGGTCTATGATTCTATCACCTCCAAAGTTTTGTGGATCCTCTCAATGGTGGTCATCTCCATCACTTTTTTCATCGGGGTGCTGGGTAATGGGCTTGTGATCTGGGTAGCTGGATTCCGGATGACTCACACTGTCACAACGATCTGTTATCTGAACCTGGCTTTGGCTGACTTCTCTTTCACGGCTACTCTACCATTCCTCGTCACCTCGATGGCCATGAAAGAAAAATGGCCTTTTGGCTGGTTCATGTGTAAATTAGTTCACATTGTGGTGGACATAAACCTATTTGGAAGTGTCTTCCTGATCGCGCTCATTGCCTTGGACCGCTGTATTTGTGTCCTTCATCCAGTCTGGGCTCAGAACCACCGCACTGTGAGCCTGGCTAGGAAGGTGGTAATTGGACCCTGGATTCTTGCTCTCATCCTCACATTGCCCATTTTCCTCTTCTTGACTACAGTTAGAGTTCCAGGAGGGGATGTGTACTGCACATTCAACTTTGCGTCCTGGGGTGACACAGATATGGAACGTTTGAACGCAGCTATCACTATGCTAACAGCTAGGGGGATCATTAGGTTCGTTATTGGATTCAGCATGCCCATGTCCATCGTTGCCATCTGCTATGGACTCATTGCTGCCAAGCTCCACAGAAGAGCCCTTGTCAATTCCAGCCGTCCCTTACGCGTACTTACTGCAGTTGTGGCTTCCTTCTTTATCTGTTGGTTTCCCTTTCAACTGGTGGCTCTTTTAGGCACAGTCTGGCTCAAAGAGACTCTTAGTGGTGGGTATAAAATTCTTGACATATTGGTTCACCCAACAAGCTCATTGGCCTTCTTCAACAGTTGCCTCAACCCAATGCTTTATGTTTTTGTGGGACAGGACTTTAGAAAAAGACTGATTCATTCCCTGCCTTCCAGTCTGGAGAGAGCCCTGAGTGAGGACACTGCCCAGACCAGTGGTACAGGGACCAAATCAGCTTCATCTCTGGCAGACATTGAGATAAAGGCAATCTGA